In the Scomber japonicus isolate fScoJap1 chromosome 18, fScoJap1.pri, whole genome shotgun sequence genome, one interval contains:
- the LOC128378522 gene encoding phosphoinositide-interacting protein-like, giving the protein MMMMMMMKMMMLSTAVTTPTMDPSSQDGEDTEASTPLNPVQESAHHRDVTAASCWLLYMKPMVAISIGTLLFVSGTALSLLYFTQVGNVSYLLGPLFLSVGLMFLVTGLVWVPVLKQSLEHMALTKVNHGTPGLQVDHKHH; this is encoded by the coding sequence atgatgatgatgatgatgatgaagatgatgatgctCTCCACAGCAGTCACCACACCAACCATGGATCCTTCCTCCCAGGATGGAGAGGACACTGAAGCCTCCACACCTCTCAACCCTGTCCAGGAGTCCGCTCACCATCGGGACGTAACAGCCGCATCCTGCTGGCTGCTCTACATGAAGCCCATGGTTGCCATCAGTATCGGCACGCTGCTGTTTGTATCAGGCACAGCTCTGTCCCTGCTCTACTTCACCCAGGTGGGAAATGTCTCCTATCTTCTGGggcctctgttcctctctgtgggTCTGATGTTCCTGGTTACTGGTCTGGTTTGGGTCCCTGTGCTCAAACAGAGTCTGGAGCACATGGCGCTTACTAAGGTCAACCATGGCACTCCAGGACTCCAAGTGGACCACAAACACCACTGA